Proteins encoded within one genomic window of Polynucleobacter duraquae:
- the rplS gene encoding 50S ribosomal protein L19 has protein sequence MNLIEKIEQEEIARLSANKVLPAFAPGDTVVVGVNVVEGTRKRTQAFEGVVIAKRNRGLNSSFIVRKISSGEGVERTFQTYSPLIASIEVKRRGDVRRAKLYYLRDRSGKSARIKEKLPARKVKAVAETAAE, from the coding sequence ATGAATTTGATCGAAAAAATTGAGCAAGAAGAAATTGCTCGCTTAAGTGCTAACAAAGTGCTTCCTGCTTTCGCTCCTGGTGATACAGTAGTTGTTGGTGTAAACGTAGTTGAGGGTACACGTAAGCGTACCCAGGCCTTTGAAGGCGTTGTGATTGCTAAGCGCAATCGCGGACTGAATTCTAGCTTCATCGTTCGCAAGATTTCATCTGGCGAAGGTGTAGAGCGTACGTTCCAAACTTACTCACCGTTGATCGCTAGCATTGAAGTGAAGCGTCGAGGTGATGTACGTCGCGCGAAGTTGTACTACTTGCGTGATCGTTCAGGTAAGTCTGCACGTATTAAAGAAAAGCTTCCTGCTCGCAAAGTCAAGGCAGTTGCTGAGACAGCAGCGGAATAA
- a CDS encoding CoA pyrophosphatase produces MPKNFKPQEPKLSNATPLNFDARAIPVHEVCSDQPKVTAHHLDPSSLKQRFLNPPVWRPEITDESRHIIAADIISKRQAAGKVTRAAVLIPLLLKSDGLSVLLTQRTDHLHDHAGQISFPGGRMDPSDFDPNHTALRESEEEIGLNPQGVEIIGHLPQYLTVSGYSVTPVVGLVKPQAEYALDVFEVADVFEVPLHFLMDPANHQVRVWESDQGSRRFYSMPYENRFIWGATAGMLRNLYHLLKV; encoded by the coding sequence ATGCCAAAGAATTTCAAACCCCAAGAGCCAAAATTGAGTAATGCTACGCCATTGAATTTTGATGCGCGGGCGATTCCAGTTCATGAGGTTTGTTCGGATCAGCCCAAAGTGACTGCTCATCATTTGGACCCATCCAGCCTAAAGCAACGCTTTCTGAATCCTCCTGTTTGGCGGCCAGAGATTACTGATGAGAGCCGGCACATCATCGCCGCGGATATTATTTCCAAGCGGCAGGCTGCTGGAAAAGTGACCCGGGCGGCTGTATTAATACCCTTGCTCCTGAAGAGTGATGGACTGTCTGTGTTGCTAACCCAAAGAACCGACCATTTGCACGACCATGCCGGTCAGATCAGCTTCCCAGGTGGACGAATGGATCCGAGTGATTTCGATCCCAATCACACCGCTTTGCGAGAAAGTGAAGAGGAAATCGGTTTGAATCCGCAGGGGGTCGAGATCATTGGTCATTTACCTCAATATTTAACGGTTTCGGGATATAGTGTGACGCCGGTTGTAGGCTTGGTAAAACCTCAGGCAGAATATGCATTAGACGTATTTGAAGTGGCGGATGTTTTTGAAGTGCCTTTACATTTTTTAATGGATCCTGCAAATCATCAAGTGCGGGTCTGGGAGAGTGATCAGGGTAGTCGTCGGTTTTATTCAATGCCCTATGAAAATCGTTTTATCTGGGGCGCTACTGCTGGAATGTTGCGTAACCTTTATCATTTATTAAAAGTATGA
- the rpsP gene encoding 30S ribosomal protein S16, producing MVVIRLARGGSKKRPFYSIVATDKRNRRDSNFIERIGYFNPQAAATEQAMRIAQDRLTYWTGVGAQISPTVVRLIKNNPAV from the coding sequence ATGGTCGTCATTCGACTGGCACGCGGCGGTTCAAAGAAGCGCCCTTTTTATAGCATCGTGGCTACAGACAAGCGCAATCGTCGCGACTCGAACTTTATCGAGCGTATTGGTTACTTCAATCCACAGGCAGCGGCGACAGAGCAAGCAATGCGTATTGCTCAAGATCGTCTGACCTATTGGACTGGTGTTGGCGCGCAGATTTCTCCAACTGTAGTTCGTTTAATCAAAAACAATCCTGCGGTTTAA
- the rimM gene encoding ribosome maturation factor RimM (Essential for efficient processing of 16S rRNA), whose protein sequence is MNTPSLNDLIELGAVQDAQGLQGQIKVRPHSSDPVALLSSKELWLSLIPRRSAGVAVSHEQASLKLYKVKQAKMHSGTVVIALDGISDRDHAEALKGARILVAREVFPKTDDDSYYWVDLIGCKAINLQGESLGEVIEVNDNGAHGIISLGDAKTKTVKQLVPFVKEAVQNVDLPNRLITLDWQPDW, encoded by the coding sequence ATGAATACACCTTCCCTAAATGATTTGATCGAGCTCGGTGCAGTTCAAGACGCTCAAGGCTTACAGGGCCAGATTAAGGTTCGCCCTCATTCTTCCGATCCGGTAGCCCTCTTATCTAGCAAAGAACTTTGGTTATCTCTCATTCCTCGTCGGAGTGCTGGTGTTGCTGTTTCTCATGAGCAGGCTTCATTAAAGCTTTACAAGGTGAAGCAGGCCAAGATGCATAGCGGTACGGTAGTGATTGCCTTGGATGGTATTTCTGATCGCGATCATGCCGAAGCCTTAAAAGGTGCTCGCATCTTAGTTGCGCGTGAGGTGTTTCCCAAGACGGATGACGATAGTTACTACTGGGTTGACCTGATCGGTTGTAAGGCAATCAATCTCCAGGGAGAGAGTCTGGGTGAGGTGATTGAAGTTAACGATAACGGCGCTCATGGAATCATTTCTCTTGGCGATGCAAAAACCAAAACAGTAAAACAGTTAGTGCCTTTTGTAAAAGAAGCAGTGCAAAATGTTGACTTGCCTAATAGGCTGATTACCTTAGACTGGCAACCCGACTGGTAA
- a CDS encoding acyl-CoA dehydrogenase, whose amino-acid sequence MPYVAPVKDMLFVMNELAGLTEVVSYPSYAEAGADVDLAPAILEESAKFNQDVVAPLNWPSDQKPSSLKAGVVTTSPGFKEAFEQFAAAGWQGVVHPVEFGGQGLPKLIATACFEMVHSASLSFALCPMLTDGAIEALLTAASPELQERYVPKMISGDWTGSMCLTEPQAGSDLSMVRSRAVPEADGIYKIFGTKIYITYGEHDMAKNIVHLVLARTADAPEGVKGISLFVVPKFLVNTDGSLGERNDVHCVSIEHKLGIKASPTAVLQFGDHGGATGYLVGEENRGLEYMFVMMNAARFAVGMQGISVAERAYQKAVQYAKDRVQSRDLEGSLGPVAIIHQPDVKRMLMTMRGYIEASRALAYYAAAAYDAQHASPDEEARKQNQSVYEFLVPIVKGFSTEMSIDVASLGIQVHGGMGFIEETGAAQHYRDARILTIYEGTTAIQANDLIGRKTVRDGGATAKLFSTRIQQTEKDLASSGSADAKAVLKQLTPAREAFEASVAYIVANAKTDIKAVYAGSFAYLRLCGLVLGAWQMARALLAAQELRAGDPNFYDAKIATARFFAENLLPQSQALATSILESGQSTNALTTEQF is encoded by the coding sequence ATGCCGTATGTAGCCCCAGTAAAAGACATGCTATTTGTGATGAACGAATTAGCAGGGCTAACTGAAGTTGTTTCTTATCCTTCTTATGCTGAGGCGGGTGCCGATGTAGATTTAGCCCCTGCGATTTTGGAAGAGTCTGCCAAATTTAATCAAGATGTTGTAGCACCTCTCAATTGGCCGAGCGATCAAAAACCTAGCTCACTAAAGGCTGGTGTCGTCACTACTTCTCCTGGCTTTAAAGAGGCTTTTGAGCAATTTGCTGCAGCAGGTTGGCAGGGTGTTGTGCACCCCGTAGAGTTTGGTGGTCAAGGTTTGCCAAAACTCATTGCTACAGCATGTTTTGAGATGGTCCACTCGGCAAGCCTGTCTTTTGCTTTATGCCCGATGCTGACGGATGGTGCGATTGAGGCTTTATTGACTGCAGCGAGTCCTGAGTTGCAAGAGCGCTATGTGCCTAAGATGATCTCTGGAGACTGGACTGGATCCATGTGCCTCACTGAGCCCCAAGCAGGCTCAGACCTATCCATGGTGCGTTCTCGCGCCGTTCCTGAGGCAGATGGCATATACAAAATTTTTGGCACCAAGATTTATATCACCTACGGTGAGCACGACATGGCGAAAAATATTGTCCATCTTGTACTAGCTAGAACTGCGGATGCACCAGAAGGTGTGAAGGGCATTTCCTTATTTGTAGTGCCGAAGTTTTTGGTAAACACCGATGGTTCGCTAGGTGAGCGTAATGATGTGCATTGCGTCTCAATTGAGCACAAGCTGGGCATTAAGGCCAGCCCAACTGCAGTCTTACAGTTTGGCGATCATGGTGGCGCTACCGGCTACTTGGTTGGCGAGGAAAATCGTGGCCTGGAATACATGTTCGTCATGATGAATGCAGCTCGCTTTGCGGTGGGTATGCAGGGTATTTCAGTTGCAGAGCGTGCATATCAAAAAGCAGTGCAATATGCCAAAGACCGAGTTCAGAGTCGTGATCTAGAGGGTTCTCTAGGTCCTGTAGCAATTATTCATCAGCCTGATGTGAAGCGGATGTTGATGACTATGCGCGGCTACATTGAAGCTTCTAGAGCCTTAGCGTATTACGCGGCAGCTGCTTACGATGCACAGCATGCCTCGCCTGATGAAGAAGCGCGTAAGCAGAATCAATCCGTATATGAATTCTTGGTACCGATTGTGAAAGGCTTTTCAACTGAAATGTCGATCGACGTTGCGAGTTTGGGTATTCAAGTACACGGTGGTATGGGCTTTATTGAGGAGACAGGCGCAGCGCAACACTATCGTGATGCTCGCATTCTGACCATCTATGAGGGCACTACGGCAATTCAGGCGAATGATTTGATTGGCAGAAAGACAGTGCGTGATGGTGGCGCAACTGCGAAGCTGTTCTCGACCAGAATCCAACAAACTGAAAAAGACTTAGCAAGTAGCGGCAGCGCAGATGCAAAAGCAGTATTGAAGCAGTTAACACCAGCGCGTGAAGCGTTTGAAGCTTCAGTAGCTTACATTGTGGCAAATGCAAAAACAGATATCAAGGCAGTGTATGCCGGGAGTTTTGCTTACTTGCGTTTATGTGGTCTAGTATTGGGCGCGTGGCAAATGGCACGTGCTTTACTGGCTGCACAAGAGTTGCGTGCAGGAGACCCAAATTTCTATGACGCCAAGATTGCTACGGCACGCTTCTTTGCGGAAAATCTATTGCCGCAATCTCAAGCTCTCGCAACTTCAATCTTAGAGAGCGGTCAATCTACTAATGCACTGACAACGGAGCAGTTTTAA
- a CDS encoding CobD/CbiB family protein — protein MTFFSILFALIAEQYRPVTSNHWIARMSARWLDWVAGEFGGKTEQGASPVGARMACLVAFILPTFLVFVLYVVFMVTFPILGFLWNVLIAYLFFGFRQFSHSFTLVHEAIANHDLPAARLALAQWYGPELDASNLTETEVISLALERAIIGSHHHVFGVLFWFLMPMGPAGVVLYRLADTAAQRWSEKGDFNLSESARHFFYVLDWVPARITAMGFAIVGNFEGAVYAWRHLTGKWSDSLSAVILASGSGALGVRLGEPMSEPDSDEALRMAEAGEPVFYEVGLEPNERTMRSAVGLVWRLVIAWMALLLMLTIALWLG, from the coding sequence ATGACTTTCTTTTCTATTCTCTTCGCACTCATTGCTGAGCAATATCGCCCAGTAACGTCAAATCATTGGATCGCGCGCATGAGTGCTCGCTGGCTTGATTGGGTTGCTGGAGAATTCGGCGGCAAGACTGAACAAGGTGCAAGTCCTGTAGGTGCGCGCATGGCCTGTTTGGTCGCGTTCATTCTGCCCACATTCCTAGTCTTCGTGCTGTATGTCGTCTTTATGGTGACCTTCCCAATTCTGGGATTCCTATGGAACGTATTGATCGCCTATCTATTTTTTGGTTTCCGCCAATTTAGCCACTCTTTCACACTAGTGCATGAGGCCATTGCAAACCATGATTTGCCTGCAGCTCGTTTGGCACTGGCGCAGTGGTATGGCCCTGAATTAGATGCTTCCAATCTCACTGAGACTGAAGTGATTTCACTTGCATTAGAGCGTGCCATCATCGGTTCTCACCATCATGTATTTGGTGTGCTGTTCTGGTTCTTAATGCCGATGGGTCCTGCAGGCGTAGTGTTGTATCGCTTGGCGGATACTGCTGCTCAGCGCTGGTCAGAAAAAGGCGACTTTAATTTAAGTGAATCAGCACGCCATTTCTTCTACGTATTAGATTGGGTGCCTGCACGCATCACTGCAATGGGCTTTGCGATTGTGGGTAACTTTGAAGGCGCTGTCTATGCATGGCGTCACCTAACTGGTAAATGGTCTGATTCTCTGTCAGCTGTGATCTTGGCATCCGGAAGTGGTGCCTTAGGTGTTCGCTTGGGCGAGCCTATGAGTGAGCCTGATAGCGATGAAGCTTTGCGTATGGCTGAAGCTGGAGAGCCTGTTTTTTACGAAGTGGGTCTGGAGCCAAACGAGCGCACCATGCGTTCCGCCGTAGGCTTAGTGTGGCGTTTAGTTATCGCTTGGATGGCTTTATTGCTAATGCTGACCATCGCTCTTTGGCTTGGCTGA
- a CDS encoding META domain-containing protein, translating to MKIATFRPSKGPIERFFLILSCCGLGFLTACANVIPPCSAKTSPPSSEFRNTKWELVRWNLAPNSKGEVRARQIPQGDNSNPIQIIFDANGERVSGSTGCNRFTARITEDARGFTLDQIASTKMACAPQRMELENDFLYELNDYRSIVRNGDQLLMIGADREVLSFMQKSNSSK from the coding sequence ATGAAAATAGCCACTTTTAGACCATCCAAAGGCCCTATAGAGCGCTTTTTTCTCATTCTTTCTTGCTGTGGTTTGGGTTTTTTGACGGCCTGCGCCAATGTCATTCCACCCTGCTCCGCCAAAACTAGCCCTCCGAGCAGTGAGTTTCGCAACACCAAATGGGAGCTTGTTCGATGGAATCTCGCACCGAACAGCAAAGGGGAGGTGCGTGCCCGACAAATTCCCCAAGGTGACAATAGCAACCCTATCCAAATCATTTTTGATGCCAATGGTGAGCGTGTGAGTGGATCAACTGGGTGCAATCGCTTTACTGCACGCATCACCGAAGATGCCAGGGGCTTTACGCTAGATCAAATCGCCAGTACAAAAATGGCCTGCGCACCCCAACGCATGGAATTAGAAAATGATTTCCTCTATGAATTAAATGATTACCGCTCGATTGTGCGCAATGGCGATCAACTACTCATGATTGGTGCAGATCGAGAAGTCTTAAGTTTTATGCAAAAAAGCAATTCATCCAAATAA
- the trmD gene encoding tRNA (guanosine(37)-N1)-methyltransferase TrmD, with amino-acid sequence MRFDVVTLFPEMFSALTQWGITGRAYEQGLANINLWNPRDYCSDPRKTVDDRAYGGGPGMVMMAKPLEDTLFAIKAAHQSQNVASGPICLLAPQGEIFSQKIAKDILNYGNLTFICGRYEAVDQRFIDRNVDLQLSMGDFVVSGGELPAMTMMDAVIRLIPGALGDGDSAIQDSFMNGLLDYPHYTRPEIYENLSVPDVLLGGHHAKIADWRRQKSLELTLRLRPDLIKSARANGLLSKEDEQFLRTL; translated from the coding sequence ATGCGCTTTGATGTAGTCACCTTATTCCCTGAAATGTTCTCTGCTTTAACGCAGTGGGGTATTACTGGGCGTGCCTACGAACAAGGTCTTGCCAATATCAATCTTTGGAATCCTCGGGATTACTGCTCTGATCCCCGTAAGACTGTGGATGATCGAGCATATGGTGGTGGCCCTGGCATGGTCATGATGGCAAAACCTTTGGAAGATACCTTATTTGCTATTAAGGCAGCTCATCAATCTCAAAATGTTGCTTCTGGTCCAATTTGCCTCCTCGCCCCTCAAGGAGAGATCTTTTCTCAGAAGATAGCGAAAGATATCCTCAATTACGGTAATTTAACCTTTATTTGTGGTCGTTATGAGGCTGTTGACCAGCGTTTTATTGATCGCAACGTTGATTTACAGCTTTCGATGGGTGATTTTGTGGTTTCTGGTGGTGAATTGCCTGCCATGACCATGATGGATGCGGTTATTCGCCTCATTCCAGGCGCCTTAGGCGATGGGGATTCTGCCATTCAGGATAGTTTCATGAATGGTCTTTTGGACTATCCGCACTACACCCGCCCTGAAATATATGAAAATTTATCCGTTCCGGACGTGCTTTTAGGCGGACATCACGCTAAAATAGCGGATTGGCGTCGGCAAAAGTCTTTAGAGCTGACGCTAAGGCTCAGACCTGATTTAATTAAGTCGGCAAGAGCTAATGGGTTGCTAAGTAAAGAAGATGAGCAATTTCTTCGAACGCTATAA